One genomic window of Thermoanaerobaculum aquaticum includes the following:
- a CDS encoding 4Fe-4S binding protein, whose amino-acid sequence MARRYPVVRTRRYWQAAFFFWTVFIGTLFTLWVFAHMRGAEPAVSRPPGVEGFLPISALMSLRFWLSGGGVHPVHPAGLAILLGALLMSATVARSFCSHLCPVGALSEWLGRLGRRLMGRTWELPRVLDVLLRSVKWLLLAFFVWATWVAMDLGQLRRFLDSPYNRVADVKMLLFFAEPSRLTVAVLGVLVVGSVLVRDFWCRYFCPYGALVGLFGLLAPFKITRNPETCTNCQLCTKVCPARLPVHKVSRVRSVECTGCQDCVAVCPVADCLSLAASRRFPLRPAHGVLLAMAVYFAVTLGFRLAGHWRGVVSEAEFAKRIPEIHSPLYTHVGGMAPGEAEPAPRLEAAH is encoded by the coding sequence ATGGCGCGACGCTACCCGGTGGTGCGCACGCGGCGGTACTGGCAGGCGGCGTTCTTCTTTTGGACCGTCTTCATCGGCACGCTGTTTACGCTGTGGGTTTTTGCCCACATGCGGGGGGCCGAGCCTGCGGTGAGCCGTCCCCCTGGGGTGGAGGGCTTTCTCCCCATTTCGGCTTTAATGTCGCTGCGGTTTTGGCTTTCCGGGGGCGGGGTGCACCCGGTCCATCCGGCGGGTTTGGCGATCCTTCTGGGGGCGCTCTTGATGAGCGCTACGGTGGCCCGCTCCTTTTGCTCCCACCTGTGCCCGGTGGGAGCCCTTTCCGAGTGGTTGGGCCGGTTAGGTCGCAGGCTCATGGGCAGGACCTGGGAGCTGCCGCGGGTCCTGGACGTCCTCCTGCGTTCGGTGAAGTGGCTTTTGCTGGCGTTTTTCGTTTGGGCCACGTGGGTGGCTATGGACCTCGGGCAGCTCCGCCGTTTCCTGGACAGCCCCTACAACCGCGTGGCGGACGTGAAGATGCTGCTGTTCTTTGCCGAACCCTCCCGCCTGACCGTTGCGGTTTTGGGCGTGTTGGTGGTGGGTTCGGTGCTGGTTCGGGACTTCTGGTGCCGCTACTTTTGCCCTTACGGGGCTCTCGTGGGGCTTTTTGGGCTTTTGGCCCCTTTTAAGATCACCCGCAACCCGGAAACCTGCACCAACTGCCAACTCTGTACTAAGGTCTGCCCGGCCCGTTTGCCGGTGCATAAGGTTTCCCGGGTGCGCTCGGTGGAGTGCACCGGCTGCCAGGACTGCGTGGCGGTGTGTCCAGTGGCCGATTGCTTAAGCCTTGCGGCTTCCCGGCGTTTCCCCTTGCGTCCCGCCCATGGGGTGCTTCTGGCCATGGCTGTGTACTTTGCCGTGACCTTGGGCTTCCGCCTGGCCGGGCATTGGCGGGGGGTGGTTTCGGAAGCTGAGTTCGCCAAGCGGATCCCCGAGATCCACTCGCCGCTGTACACGCACGTGGGTGGTATGGCTCCTGGGGAAGCCGAACCGGCCCCGCGGCTGGAAGCGGCCCACTAG
- a CDS encoding dicarboxylate/amino acid:cation symporter, giving the protein MSLPNRILLALVVGAAFGMLSQGLAGSHPALNWIVANVTEPFGRMWLAALIMVVIPLILSTLSTGVAALGNLREVGRLGALSLLCFVCLTAASSTLGITAMNVVQPGGSLSASVKEELMATYGSELRQAGELGSRSLWPEMVVKLIPKNPVQAAASGDMLAVIVFSLFLGVGMAVAGEKAQALAAFLEALAQTTVAIIGLVMRAAPFGVFSLIFSVSARFGWRLLLSLSSFVVTVVLALAAFQFVVYPLVVKLFARRSPLDFFRRIRLVMITAFSTSSSNATLPTTMRVAQDELGISREVAGFVLPLGATLNMNGTALFEGATVLFLAQVFGVPLPLKAQVLVVLLAVVTAIGTAGVPGGSIPLLMMVLATVGVPPEGIAVVLGVDRLLDMCRTTLNVTGDLVTAAIVERLSWSRFES; this is encoded by the coding sequence TTGAGCCTTCCCAACCGCATTCTCCTGGCCCTGGTGGTAGGGGCGGCCTTTGGCATGCTTTCCCAAGGGCTGGCCGGCAGCCACCCGGCTCTGAACTGGATCGTCGCCAACGTCACCGAGCCTTTTGGGCGCATGTGGCTTGCCGCCTTGATCATGGTGGTGATCCCGCTGATCCTGTCCACCCTTTCCACCGGGGTGGCGGCCTTGGGGAACCTGCGGGAGGTGGGTCGTCTCGGGGCTTTGTCCCTTTTGTGCTTCGTTTGCCTCACCGCGGCTTCCTCCACCTTGGGTATCACCGCGATGAACGTGGTCCAACCGGGGGGTTCGCTTTCCGCGTCGGTGAAGGAAGAGCTGATGGCCACCTACGGCAGCGAGCTCCGGCAAGCCGGGGAGCTGGGCAGCCGCAGCTTGTGGCCGGAGATGGTGGTGAAGTTGATCCCCAAGAACCCGGTTCAGGCCGCGGCCTCGGGGGACATGCTGGCGGTGATCGTGTTTTCGCTGTTTTTAGGGGTGGGCATGGCGGTGGCCGGCGAGAAAGCCCAAGCCCTGGCGGCTTTTCTCGAGGCCCTGGCGCAAACCACCGTGGCCATCATTGGCCTGGTCATGCGGGCGGCGCCTTTTGGCGTTTTCTCGTTGATCTTTTCGGTTTCCGCTCGCTTTGGTTGGCGGCTTTTGCTTTCCCTTTCCTCGTTTGTGGTGACGGTGGTGCTGGCTTTGGCGGCCTTTCAGTTTGTGGTTTACCCCCTGGTGGTGAAGCTCTTCGCGCGCCGCAGCCCCCTGGACTTTTTCCGCCGCATTCGCCTGGTGATGATCACCGCCTTTTCCACTTCCTCCTCCAACGCCACCTTGCCCACCACCATGCGGGTGGCTCAGGACGAGCTGGGCATTTCCCGGGAGGTGGCGGGCTTCGTGTTGCCGTTGGGGGCCACCCTCAACATGAACGGCACCGCGCTCTTCGAAGGGGCCACGGTGCTCTTTTTGGCGCAGGTGTTTGGGGTGCCTTTGCCTCTGAAAGCGCAGGTGCTGGTGGTGCTGTTGGCGGTGGTCACGGCCATTGGCACCGCCGGTGTCCCCGGGGGTTCTATTCCCCTGCTGATGATGGTGCTGGCCACAGTTGGGGTGCCCCCCGAAGGGATTGCCGTGGTTTTAGGGGTGGACAGGCTTCTGGACATGTGCCGCACCACGCTCAACGTCACCGGAGATTTGGTTACCGCGGCCATCGTTGAGCGCCTCTCCTGGTCACGCTTTGAAAGCTAG
- the rsgA gene encoding ribosome small subunit-dependent GTPase A, whose translation MAEAQEAVVTAVFGPLVRVQLGEENLVVPFRRKLIWHQDSEDRRLVVGDRVIVHRDKGGAVVAEVLPRKTTLTRKSPGEERPRVIAANVDQAVVVLAAKLPEPNPRLLDRLLVACHHAGIRPIVCINKVDQGTELVEPWLSDYQDAGYEVYLTSARTARGMGNLKRALSGKTTLFCGPSGVGKSALLNAIHPGYRLQEGSISDATGKGRHTTTTAQLLPLPGGGFVVDTPGIREFGLWDLKPEKLTECFPDIASWAESCAFSNCSHDREPGCQVRRAVEDGK comes from the coding sequence GTGGCGGAGGCGCAAGAAGCCGTTGTTACTGCAGTTTTTGGCCCCCTGGTGAGGGTCCAGCTTGGCGAAGAGAACCTGGTGGTGCCCTTTCGCCGCAAGCTCATCTGGCACCAGGACAGCGAAGACCGCCGTTTGGTGGTGGGGGATCGGGTGATCGTCCACCGGGACAAGGGCGGCGCCGTGGTGGCTGAGGTTTTGCCGCGTAAGACCACGCTCACCCGCAAGTCCCCGGGGGAGGAGCGGCCGCGGGTCATTGCCGCCAACGTGGACCAGGCGGTGGTGGTGCTGGCCGCCAAGCTGCCGGAACCCAACCCCCGGCTTTTGGACCGTCTTCTGGTGGCCTGTCACCACGCGGGCATCCGCCCCATCGTGTGCATCAACAAGGTGGACCAGGGTACCGAGCTGGTGGAGCCCTGGCTTTCCGACTACCAAGACGCCGGCTACGAGGTGTACCTCACCTCCGCCCGCACGGCCCGGGGCATGGGCAACCTCAAGCGGGCCCTTTCGGGGAAAACCACGCTTTTTTGTGGCCCCTCTGGGGTGGGCAAGTCGGCGCTTTTGAACGCCATCCACCCCGGCTACCGCCTGCAGGAAGGCTCCATTTCCGATGCCACCGGCAAGGGCCGGCACACCACCACCACCGCCCAGCTTTTGCCCCTCCCCGGAGGGGGGTTTGTGGTGGACACCCCGGGAATCCGCGAGTTTGGGCTTTGGGACTTGAAGCCAGAAAAGCTCACCGAGTGCTTCCCGGATATCGCCTCTTGGGCGGAATCCTGCGCCTTTTCCAACTGCAGCCACGACCGTGAGCCGGGCTGCCAGGTGCGGCGGGCGGTGGAGGACGGCAAG